The DNA sequence tatatatatatataacttgtgtgtgtatataccgCGTGGCTCTTTTAGGAGCGGCTACCAGATGTTCAGCCAGGAGCTGCTGACGAACGGGGAGCTGAACCGGCTCAGCCTGAAGGAGCGCATGGTGGAGATCGGGAAGCGCTGGCACAAGCTCAGCCTGGCCCACAAGGACAAGTACAAGAAGatggtggaggagcagcaggtggAGTACAAGGCCGAGCTGGACTCCTGGGTCAAGGtacgcccaacacacacacacgcatatgcacacgAATAcgctcacgtacacacactgttACCAAACTAAAAACATAAAGGTGTTTTATGAAGATTTAAGAGCCTTTATTCAAGTCTAATTTGTTAGAAGTGCCGTAGCAGTCCGTCAGCGTtgagtgagtgaaatgctctgagAATACCTGTTCGGTCTGGCTGAGTCCGATTAGATTCCAGGCAACTcatttctaaccaatcagtgcaTATTCTCCTTAACCAAAACAACCCATGCACCCAAATATAAGCGTACTTTATTCTGTACATATTTGAGCATTTAAAGAAAAGGATCTGAACCTCAATGCTTCGTCCTGATGACTCTATATATTGTATGTTAAccgaccctccctctctctccaccagtctctctctccccaggagcGGGCGCTCTACAAAGAGTTCTCGTCCACGGTGAGTAGGACCCGCACCGGTCCTCTCTGACCACGCAGCCTCTGTCAGCCACACATGCTACCCTGACCTCAGCGGGCGTGGCGGTGGAAGGTCACTACATTGTCTCAttcactgtatgtgtgtgcgttacagAAGCGGAGAAGCAGCACCAGGgtccaggggcccggggccaagGTGCGGGTCACGGCCAGGGGTCCGGCCCCGGGGGTCGCCGTGGGGAAACGCTCTATGGCGTACCGGGCCAAGGTAAAGAACACACGCACGCTTTCCCAAGACTATGTTTACAGAGCGACaggaacccacacacactcaatactATATATTCAACATGCACACCGTACTCAACAGCCATGAGTGTGTAGTAAGGCCTCATAACAGAAGGGTCTCCCCCAGGGGGGTGTTATGTAACTAAAAGCCCACCTGCTCATTGGTGAGCCGGTCAAACAGAAGGGTGTCCTACAGGTGTGTGTTATGTAACTAAAAGCCCACCTGCTCATTGGTGAGCCGGTCAAACAGAAGGGTCTCCTacaggtgtgtgttttcttCAATGTGTTCTCCAGCAGGACACGTCTGAGTCGGACGAGGACGACGACAAGAGCGACTCTTCGGACtcggacgacgacgacgagtcGTCAGGAAGCAGCGAAAGTGACGAAGACGATGATGAGGTGGGTTCCTCCGGTTTAAAGGGGCCCGTTTTGGGATGGTTGTCCTCTGCAGCCTTTCAAAGACATCCGGAGTACTGCGTGTTTCGTTATAATCTGAAGCTCTCCCTGACGCTCAGCCTCAACCAAGTCAGACTAGAACCCCTGTAACCACATCTAACTAGGCCAAGCCGATGGCTGGTTACCCGACCTACCAGGTCTAGTAACCGTAATCGTTATCGTAACCTCTCCGTCTTCCTCCCGCCCGCAGAACGACGAAGACGACGAGGACCAGTCGGGCGACAGCAGCTCCTCGGAGGAGAGCAGCGACTCGGACACGGACTAGCAGCACAGGACAGGAGAAGTTGTGCAGGCCACGCCTCCTCACAAGccattttttgttttggtttttccgGCGGACCAATGGGCAGCGTCGACACCGGACTGCCGTGATCCTGGCCCCCGCCCGCAGCGGACGGGGGCGAGCGAAGGACCTACGTTACGCTAACGTTCCTGAAGGACGCTCTGCGCCTCTCGCGGGGGTTGTTACATGTGTTCCCCAAGTGTTTGTTGGGCGTTACCGTTTGTTTGGTTtacattttaagaaaaaaatggCCTTTAACCTTGATGTGTCACTATTTTTTATCATGACTATAAACTTTAACAAGCGCGTTTAAGCTTtttgatttagtttttttttttaagactgGGATTTGTACAGTTGAACAGGAAGGGGACTTATGAGGTCCCGGTTGCTGACTGGTTGTCCAGGGTTGGGAGGAAGTTCTTCAGTTCCCACTCGACTATTTTGGACAAAACGTTAAGAATTAAAATGCACTTTTTTCTCATCCGGTCTCACTTTTTTCTCATCAGGTTTTTGTAATCCAAACACTTCAAAGCGGCATCACGCCTCAAGGAATGACAAGACACCGGGGttagatttttatattttatatagacATTTGAGGTCGATAGatttatatatagaatataaacAAGCTTTCCCACATCTGGGCCCCCACCCGCCCACCCCCCTGGCCCGGTACCACAAATAAATAgatttccctccccccccccccccccccccggggagacGGCGTCGTTACCATAGTAACGTCATCCATCCCCCAGCAAAAGTGGAGCGCAAGGGTCACTCAATGATTTACAAGATtggtctccacacacacatgaatgagcCACATATAAACCCCCCACATTGACGGATTAGTGTCCCATTGGAAACCCTCTTCCCCATCCACAGATTACCCTTAACCCAATCCCCCCCACCTTCCCCAGACATGCATCAGCGCGGCGCTAGTTTGCCAGCATGATTAGTCAAAAACCTATTTGGTTGTCCCCATGGGAAAATGGGAAAACGCTTTTTTTTCCCCAAGCAACCcacagttttgttttttgtccctAGAATATCAAatacatgtttgttttttatgtcaTGAGACAAATGGTTTACCTGTCACGTTAAAAACTCCCGGCCACAAACATTAGTTTGTTGGATTATTGAGCTGCGAGGTTCCGTCGCAGACGGACGAGAACGGTTTGTGCTACGCTAACCGCCGCCGCAGTGCTTATCCGTCTCGGACCCGCTGTCTCTGGACAGGATGGCGgttaaaacaacaaatgctattcctttttttttatatccccCCCTGAAATATAACATTTCTACTCGGCTGAACACAAGATAGTTGTCAACCATCTAGAAAAATGTCCCTCTTATCAAGAGCATGATTCTATAAAGCCCCTTTAATCTCAAATTCAAACTACCACCAGCAGCCCCctcatctgcccccccccctccccccggccggTCTGCTGTCATAAGGGCACCGAGAGCAGCTTCTTGTGGAGGTACTGCTTCACCTCTTCGATGCCGTTGagcttctccagctcctggtaGGGCAGCtgcagagaggaagacaggggGATGGATCATGCTTCTGCTGCTTCCAGAACCACATTCTGACATGTTTCAGTGCCTTTTGTACTGGCTaccaaggggtgtgtgtgtgtgtgtgagtgtgagagaccTGTAGGATGATGTAGCCGAGGAGCTGCAGGTGGCGGTCCCTCATGGCGCGTgagcccaccagcaccaccgagTTGTGACAGTAGTGCCACTTGTCGTTCACAGACATCACCACCCTGCACAAACcaaatgcattgtgggaaacGGTCCACCAAAAAGCACCATGAGACCAACGTAGGTGACACTGGGATGTTCCCACCCACCTGCGGATGGTCCGTAGGTCGCCGGCGGCGACGTCCGCATCGCTCCTCTCCGCAGGGTGCCCCCCGGAGAGGGGGGCTGTGGCCGGACCCTCGGAGGCAGAGCTCTCAGAATAGGCCACTCCCTCGTAGAACCCCTGCAGCTCGCAGTCCGCCTCCTGCCCGGAGGGGGGAGCCGCCACTccccctgactcctcctcctccaggatctGACCAATGGAGAACTGGAAGAGGGagtcgggccccggggccccgggcggcggcggcgggggggccagGCTGTCGGAGGGGGGGCTGCTCAGCGTGGAGCTGTCCTGGCTCTCCAGGGAGGCGTCCTTGGCCAGGCCGGAGTAGTAGTCGGGCCCCGAGGCGTAGTAGGAGCTGTACTCCGCCAGGCCCCCGGCGCCGTTGGGGCCCGGGGAGCCGCGGAGGTGCAGCGGGAGGAAGGGCTCCGGGACGGCCCCCTCCGGGtccggcccctcccccttcaGCGGGCTGAACGGGGAGAACTTCTGGAAGTCCGAGGTCAGCGTTGTCATGGAAACCGCACCGTCGGCCTTGGGCGTAGCCACGGCGACGCAGGTGGGCGGGGGCACGCCGGCTCCGGGCCGAACGGGGAGGATCCGCCCCGACGCGTCCATTAAGATCAGGAAGTctgcaggaagtgacatcaccaCACATAAGCGGACTGAAGGCGGGCCCCGAGAACGTCTTTGTGCCAGAGATTCGGATCTCAGATCAGGCAacttataaatataaatgcatCCAAAGAGCTTTATTATTAAACTGGCATGAACAATCAGCACTATTAACTACCAGACTACTAATGGTAGCATTCTTGGTACTAACGATGGTATTCACAGTACTGTTAGTAGTTCTACTACCCATATGGGCAGCGTACCTGTGTAGTATCCTGGAGCCAGCACCTCGTCTTGCTTGTAGCTCTGTTCTCCCACCAGCTGCCTCAGAGCTTCAGCCACCAGACCCTTATAACTGACAACCGCagcaaccaatcagaacccacatacacaacagccaatcagagagcagacAACACAACAGCCGATCAGAGAGAAGACACAATATTGTACTTAACGTCCCCAGCCTACCTGTGTGTTGGACCTCCCCCAGCCTACCTGTGTGTTGGACCTCCCCCAGCCTACCTGTGTGTTGGACCTCCCCCAGCCTACCTGTGTGTTGGACCTCCCCCAGCCTACCTGTGTGTTGGACCTCCCCCAGCCTACCTGTGTGTTGGACCTCCCCCAGCCTACCTGTGTGTTGGACCTCCCCCAGCCTACCTGTGTGTTGGACCTCCCCCAGCCTACCTGTGTGTTGGACCTCCCCCAGCCTACCTGTGTGTTGGACCTCCCCCAGCCTACCTGTGTGTTGGACCTCCCCCAGCCTACCCGTGTGTTGGACCTCCCCCAGCCTACCCGTGTGTTGGACCTCCCCCAGCCTACCCGTGTGTTGGACCTCCCCCAGCCTACCCGTGTGTTGGACCTCCCCCAGCCTACCTGTGTGTTGGACCTCCCCCAGCCTACCTGTGTGTTGGACCTCCCCCAGCCTACCTGTGTGTTGGACCTCCCCCAGCCTACCTGTGTGTTGGACCTCCCCCAGCCTACCTGTGTGTTGGACCTCCCccagcctacctgtgtgtgGGACCTCCCCCAGCCTACCTGTGTGTTGGACCTCCCCTAGCCTACCTGTGACCTCATGCCCCCGGCTCACCTGTACTTGCGGTTGACCTCGTCGGCGGTGAGGGCGTGGTCGAACATGAGCACCTTGTGCGCGTCCTGCAGGCGGGGGCCCGTGTAGTCCCGGTACTCCAGCTGCACCGTGGCGTCCAGCAGGGACAGGTAGCGCCGCACGATCAGCGCGTACGGGCTGtctgcagggggcggggcatgACGGGGTTAACGGACTGCAGTTATAACTAGAGccgtcaagcgattaaaatatttaatcgtgattaatcgcattaatgtcagttaactcacgattaccggtaatcgcgtttaatcgcaaattatttttctatgctaaatatcccttcatttttttgtcccataattcttctcattttaattatcttatcaacatggtgaagtgcatcggcttgccttgtgcaaatgattttttattgataacaacattggcatatactgatcaaaacaggacgatacaaaaaaatagcctatagtgcaattaaacgactgctttgaacaaatgtcatttgaacatagcagtcaggctactgcttctatgttttgagccaaagaaaaaaaaaatatatatattttttagtttttttttaagtaaaacaattgcgttaatcgcgcgctaaattttttaacgccgttaaaattggtttgcgttaacgccgttaataacgcgtttaactgacagctctagttataACGCAATGTTTCTACCCTGTGGCCAGACCAGAGCGCTGTCAGTGCTTACTGTTAGTGTTTACCCTTAGTGTTTACTGTTAGTGCTTACCGTTAGTGTTTACCGTTAGTGTTTACCGTTAGTGTTTACCGTTAGTGTTTACCGTTTGTGTTTACCGTTTGTGTTTACCGTTAGTGTTTACCGTTAGTGCTTACCGTTAGTGTTTACTGTTTGTATTTACTGTTAGTGTTTACTGTTAGTGCTTACTGTTAGTGTTTACCGTCAGTGTTTACTGTTAGTGTTTACTGTTAGTGTTTACTGTTAGTGTTTACTGTTAGTGTTTACTGTtagtgcctcacattcacccattcataaacacattcattcacccattcatacaaggcgacagccagcagcTCGGGACCAGTTAGGGTGTCCTGCTCAACACTCTGGGatctgtgtatgaatgtgttgaCTGGTATGGGTACTGTTGatttgtgtaactgtgtgtgtgtgtggtggtgtatcCTGTGTGGTGGTCTGTTCTGTGTGGGGGTCTATCCTGTGTGGTGGTCTGTCCTGTGTGGTGGTCTATCCTGTGAGGGGGTCTGTCCTGTGAGGGGGTCTGTCCCGTGAGGGGGTCTGTCCTGTGTGGGGGTCTGTCCTGTGTGGGGGTGTACTGACTGGTGACGTTGCTGATGAAGCTGGGGGAGAAGACGCGGTGCAGCACTAGGGAGGGGAAGTGGCCCAGCTGGAACAGGGACATGAGGATGTTGACGGTGGCCAGCGGCGAGCTCAGCGCCTTCagctccagcaccacctccagcttGGAGAAGAGCTGCTGCTCGTTGGCCGGCCGGTAGCTCATCCTGCTGAAGGGGAACACCAGCTTCTGGATCACCTGGGGACACATCAGAGAGGGGGttcaacagccaatcagagggactAATCCTCATCCAATCAGAGAGGGGGTTCaaaagccaatcagagagaggaATCGAAATCTGATCAGAGAGGAATCGACATCCAACAGCCGATCAGAGACCAGGAACTCAGAAAAATATTACGTTTTCTGAATGGTAGGCTATGTAGATTTGCCTTTTCAGGAAGAAAATGAACCCAAACAGGTACACTGTTTTAAATCGCTTTGTCACAATGTTAACACGGTTATATCACTTGCATTACCATTTAATAATATAACGATGATGATTATATAAAAGGTCCTATAAATGATATATGACCCAGTTTTAAATTGCATGGCAACAATGTTAACGAGGTCCCACCACTTTATACATTCCCTCAACAAGGGGTGGTTCCGGGGGCTCCGGTCCCTCACCTTGCTGTCCAGGTACTCTGCCTTCTTGACCAGGAAGTCTGCGATGGTGTCCAGTAACTGGGTCTCCCGCAGGCGGTGGCGGGCCACGTACTTGGCGATGAGGGCCATGGTGTAGGGCGTGATGCTGTCCACCTTCTTAGGAAGCTCCTCTGCAGGGAAGGGCAGGAGACACACCGTCATCTCAGAACGCTCGCAGCCGGCTCCGTGTCTCTGCACCTTAACCGAGGCTCGTTCCTTTACACAGTACGCTCTCAACCGGCCAGGTTCCGTGTTCTGATCCGGCCAGGTCGGTGGTTTACAAATTGCGCGGGTCGCCCATTAAGTAGGTCACAGCAGTTGAAAGGATGGCTTTACACGATGATTTGAttaacatcgttttcaaaactGTGTCTGCATGTCTACATGCCTCGTCTGTTCCTATTTGACCATGTCAATGTTTGAAGAATGATCTCACTTTTCTGGTTTGGTAATGAGAACTTATGTGTCCGTAATGCTCCTTTTACTGCAAACTTTCTTTGTTGCTCAACGGAACCCCCCCTTTCAGGGTCGAACATGGCAGGAGAGAGGTTGAGAATGCCCGGGATTAAGTGAACCCACAGTGGACGATGCTCTGATTCAACCCTACTAGCCTTCTACACCACGTCCTAGCTatgttgcgtgtgtgcgtgcgtgcgtgcgtgtgtggtccGTACTGGCCAGGCTGGCGATGAACCTCTCCTGCCGGTTCTGGTAGAAGAGGTGGGAGCTGAAGATGAGCTCCAGGCTCTTGTTGCTGGCCTCGCGGACGCACGCCGCCAGCATCTCGTCCAGCAGCGCCATCTCCTGCTCCCGCACGCCGCTCACGCTCGCCAGCGTGTGCTTCACCAAGCGCAGGATCTTCCtgcgaggggagggagggagtgaaacGGAGCACGTactgacacacccacacagcttgtgtgtgtgtgtaacagagtactgaaaactgacacacactcaaagcgcAGAAACAGAGTTCtgcatactgacacacacacacacacacacacacagtaactgagaactacatactgacacacacacacacacacacacacacacacagtaactgaGTACTACAtaccgacagacacacacacacacacacacacacacacacacacacagtaacagagTACTACATACTGACACACCACAGACAGAGTAACAGAGTACTACatactaacagacacacacacacacacacacacacacacacacacacacacacagtaacagtaCTACAaactgacccacacacacacacacacacagtaacagagTACTAcatactgacacaaacacacacacacacacacacacacacacacacacacacacacacacagtaacagtaatacatactgacacacacacaaacacacacacagtaacaagaGTACtccatactgacacacacacagtaactgaGTTCTGCATACTGACacataaacaacacaaaacagacaGTACTAGAGTATGTTCTGACACATCCACACAACACAGTAACATAGTAACGTAGTAGTatgttcagacacacacacgctgagtAATACAGCACCAGAATAGATACTGACACAATACACAGTACATACTGACCCAGACAGCCCACGGAACCACATCACCAGCGTACCCAGTACTCCTCCTATCACCCACCTGTTAGCTAGCAGCAGCTCTGGGCTGGAGGCGGCCGGGCCgttggcgccctctggtggctgcAGCGTGCGTAGCTTCAGCCGGTAGTAGGACAGCAGTAGGAAGAGGGTCTGGGGGTGGCGCTCGCGCTCCAGGTTCTTCTCCAGTGCCGCCAGGCAGGCCTCTGTCAGCGGGTGCTGGCAGCCCAGGTGGAGCTTCATGCTGGAGCTGAAGACCATGGACACGTCCTTCTGGTTGAACTGGCCCAGCCGGGCCTGGCACTCtgcctccagcacctccaccaccctgcaGTCGCTGGGCAGGCCTGGGGAGGGCACCACCACACAGCGTGTAACGTACACACCGACGTAGACAAGTACAGAGCCACATTTACCAGTACAGGCAGATACAGACCAGTGCATAGAATAGAGAAGGTAGAGGGATTGATAAGGGACATCGTGACTTAACTTATCCTTGCATATGAAATGGGAACTGCAAAACATCTCAGGCCAGATTTAGTGATCATGGTTCCAAAACAGCAATcgcctacaggtaggctgtgCAGCCTGCGCTCATTGGGGTTCTGAAGTCTAATACACTAAACCCTGCACTGTCCTTCCTTGAGTAGTGATGTGTTGAGTTAAAGTAACAGACTCATATCTCTCATCCCTATGTCGTGGGATTTTAAATCTGAGTGCAGTGAGGGCCGGAAGGAGGCCTCACCGAGGGCCGCCACGGCGTACAGACAGTTGACCACGCTGAAGTTGTCGAACTTGGCGCAGTCGCCGATGATGTCGTCGCAGAGCGTCTGGAAGTCCTGCTGCTCCAGGATGTCCCGCCCTTCGctctcctccgctcctcccGCTCCGGGCGGGCCAGACGCCGCCCCTGTCGCAGCCCCGCCGTCGGAGGCGGCGGAGGATCCCGTCCCCGCCGCTGGGCCGCCGCCTCCGCCCTGCAGCAGCTGGCTGATCTTGTGCAGGGCGAT is a window from the Gadus chalcogrammus isolate NIFS_2021 chromosome 8, NIFS_Gcha_1.0, whole genome shotgun sequence genome containing:
- the LOC130388184 gene encoding uncharacterized protein LOC130388184, with translation MLRLLSGWKLLSSGSLHLPSSLRTLPRLGPLPQAAMYTTRLYSSAGAGGGGGPAGGKPARRTQLSAGGGGAMTMMENHHHHHHHHPSAQSPAYPLYQGRAEPHRGPHFHGHHPPHHYHPHPHHAPPPAHLAPPTHLAPPLVPPPHLHHFQQQHAHLHHHHYSQGPALGGGGGLASGRKKTWNFIQEKMSYDTFFTLKRLIERSHRPDEVLRWVTQNPGKISHNHYPIALHKISQLLQGGGGGPAAGTGSSAASDGGAATGAASGPPGAGGAEESEGRDILEQQDFQTLCDDIIGDCAKFDNFSVVNCLYAVAALGLPSDCRVVEVLEAECQARLGQFNQKDVSMVFSSSMKLHLGCQHPLTEACLAALEKNLERERHPQTLFLLLSYYRLKLRTLQPPEGANGPAASSPELLLANRKILRLVKHTLASVSGVREQEMALLDEMLAACVREASNKSLELIFSSHLFYQNRQERFIASLAKELPKKVDSITPYTMALIAKYVARHRLRETQLLDTIADFLVKKAEYLDSKVIQKLVFPFSRMSYRPANEQQLFSKLEVVLELKALSSPLATVNILMSLFQLGHFPSLVLHRVFSPSFISNVTNSPYALIVRRYLSLLDATVQLEYRDYTGPRLQDAHKVLMFDHALTADEVNRKYSYKGLVAEALRQLVGEQSYKQDEVLAPGYYTDFLILMDASGRILPVRPGAGVPPPTCVAVATPKADGAVSMTTLTSDFQKFSPFSPLKGEGPDPEGAVPEPFLPLHLRGSPGPNGAGGLAEYSSYYASGPDYYSGLAKDASLESQDSSTLSSPPSDSLAPPPPPPGAPGPDSLFQFSIGQILEEEESGGVAAPPSGQEADCELQGFYEGVAYSESSASEGPATAPLSGGHPAERSDADVAAGDLRTIRRVVMSVNDKWHYCHNSVVLVGSRAMRDRHLQLLGYIILQLPYQELEKLNGIEEVKQYLHKKLLSVPL